The window GTCCAAGGTTTTGCCAAGCAAGACCGCGCGGTTTGCCCCGAGAGTCTTCCTGATCGTTCAGCCAGGCAAGACCGGGGTGGTTCGGAGAGTTTTTCGCGTCTGATGCGCATCGGTAAGGATGCTGGGCTCGGGACAGACACGTCTCGCTCCTTGCGCCGCTCGTTGGCGTCGGTCCCTCAACAGAACCGTGCGGAGTGTGCCGAGGGCTTTTCCAGAACTCTCACGGGACTCTCCTTCGAACCATCGGACGAACCCTCGCGTTATCCTTCCCGCGAACAGCCAAAATATCTCGACGAAGTCGACAGGGACCGCCTCCATTTCAGTGAAACCCTGGCCACTCTCGCCGAGGAAGCGCGCCAGGTGGTCAACAACCGTCCGCCCACGCGCGAATTGGACTCTTTCGAATACGCCGTCGAGGGCCAGGCCATGATGCAGATGCCCGGCGGCAACCGCTGGTTCTCGTTCACCAACACGGAGAAACTCAGCACGCCCCTCGCACGCCTCGAACCCCCGTTTACCATCGCGGTCACCATCGGAGGCGGCTCGGCGGACTACATCGGGTTCGGGTTTGGCCGGCAGCGCAAAGTTCTGTGTCCGATGGAGGCGTATGTACACAAGCTCGTCCTCCATGTGTCCGAAGACGGACGCTACGTTTTGTTGCGCGACGACGTGCCGATGCGGCCGGAGGTCCTTGAGCGCGGCATGTACACGCCTGCACGGCTGGGAGGGGTCCTGGAACCCCAGATAAGCATCTGGAACATAGACGGGTCGGTGGTCACGCAAGCAGTGCAGCTCTGGGAAGGCGCGCCCGAACGCCCTGCGTCCCGGGACATTCGGTTCTCGGTCGTGATGGTGTGCACGCGCTACGCGCGGCGCATGCAGGCCGCGCTCAAGGCCGTCGCGGCACAGCGTGGCGTTCCGCTCGACAGCATCGAGGTCATCGTTGCTTACGTCCCCGGCGTGGACGCAACCGATGACATCCTCGACTCGATGGGGCTGGTGCACTCGGCGCTCCGCATCGTCCGGTCGCCGTTCCCGCCGCAGAACGTGCGCTCGAAAGGCCTCCTCATCAATGAGTCCGTTCGAATGGCCTCCGGTGAATGGACCATTCTCCTCGATGCCGACATCATCGTGCCGCCGGACCTGTTCGCCCGGCTGGCCGAGGCGCCCGGCGACGTGGCGTTCGCCGCGCCCGAAGGACGCAAGCTGTTGAGCCGCGAGACTACCGCGCGTATCCTGCTGGGCGAACTGGACCCCCACGCGGAATGGGACGCCCTGTTCAAGGGCCCGGGCGAGTACCGCCTCCGCGAAACCTTCGGCGTCCCCATCGGGTATTGCCAATGTGTGCGGACCAA of the Candidatus Hydrogenedentota bacterium genome contains:
- a CDS encoding glycosyltransferase, encoding MELISGQQRLPSVRGLVLLQNARGRAFTAVDVMRWLRLSRLGFQTHKIDVFLRGEAPTGLEPLLERGEQLDARISLRTACAQPPPDLGALKQHGLLDVFLSPPDVAAPAAAQWLDAAKESGLAVRLQVQAPFSFDADAAAHLAERWHETNVVAVNIALVDPFLAQPPCRDGAHSETTVVTANRLAHAVAAQGIETNLLFWPESLVEPENRVHLVTARQFSNDHQQYEAEAYALAACLNHRGPTVARLVLLMLLNQYTSYRNPIDSALFPWLINRPWLHARAWALHKVTRYWRRRNRSRAESTGEGGLVQGFAKQDRAVCPESLPDRSARQDRGGSESFSRLMRIGKDAGLGTDTSRSLRRSLASVPQQNRAECAEGFSRTLTGLSFEPSDEPSRYPSREQPKYLDEVDRDRLHFSETLATLAEEARQVVNNRPPTRELDSFEYAVEGQAMMQMPGGNRWFSFTNTEKLSTPLARLEPPFTIAVTIGGGSADYIGFGFGRQRKVLCPMEAYVHKLVLHVSEDGRYVLLRDDVPMRPEVLERGMYTPARLGGVLEPQISIWNIDGSVVTQAVQLWEGAPERPASRDIRFSVVMVCTRYARRMQAALKAVAAQRGVPLDSIEVIVAYVPGVDATDDILDSMGLVHSALRIVRSPFPPQNVRSKGLLINESVRMASGEWTILLDADIIVPPDLFARLAEAPGDVAFAAPEGRKLLSRETTARILLGELDPHAEWDALFKGPGEYRLRETFGVPIGYCQCVRTKCLETVKYEEHEHFEGADYRFAVDMEARFGKAQRLDGVSVLHLDHAGSQWYGTGKQF